In one window of Canis lupus baileyi chromosome 12, mCanLup2.hap1, whole genome shotgun sequence DNA:
- the IL1A gene encoding interleukin-1 alpha, with translation MAKVPDLFEDLKNCYSENEEYSSEIDHLSLNQKSFYDMSCDPLHEDCMSLSTSEISKTSQLTFKENVVVVAANGKILKKRRLSLSQFITDDDLEDIANDTEEVIMKPRSVAYNFHNNEKYNYIRIIKSQFILNDNLNQSIVRQTGGNYLMTAALQNLDDAVKFDMGAYTSEDSKLPVTLRISKTRLFVSAQNEDEPVLLKEMPETPKTIRDETNLLFFWERHGSKHYFKSVAQPKLFIATQERKLVHMARGQPSITDFRLLETQP, from the exons ATGGCCAAAGTTCCTGACCTCTTTGAAGACCTGAAGAACTGTTACAG TGAAAATGAAGAATACAGTTCTGAAATTGACCATCTCTCTCTGAATCAG AAATCCTTCTATGATATGAGCTGTGACCCACTTCATGAGGACTGCATGTCTCTGAGTACCTCTGAAATCTCAAAGACATCCCAGCTTACCTTCAAGGAAAATGTGGTAGTGGTGGCAGCCAATGGGAAGATTCTAAAGAAGAGACGGTTGAGTTTAAGTCAATTCATCACCGATGATGACCTGGAAGACATTGCCAATGACACAGAAGAAG TAATCATGAAGCCCAGATCAGTAGCATACAACTTCCATAACAATGAAAAATACAACTATATAAGGATCATCAAATCCCAATTCATCCTGAATGACAACCTCAATCAAAGTATAGTTCGACAAACAGGAGGAAATTACCTCATGACTGCTGCATTACAGAATTTGGATGATGCAG TGAAGTTTGACATGGGAGCTTACACATCAGAAGATTCTAAACTTCCTGTGACTCTAAGAATATCAAAAACTCGACTCTTTGTGAGTGCCCAAAATGAAGATGAACCTGTATTGCTAAag GAGATGCCTGAGACACCCAAAACTATCAGAGATGAGACAaaccttcttttcttttgggaGCGTCATGGCAGTAAGCACTACTTCAAATCAGTTGCCCAGCCCAAGTTGTTCATTGCCACACAGGAACGAAAACTGGTGCACATGGCAAGAGGGCAACCCTCTATCACTGACTTTCGGTTACTGGAAACCCAGCCTTGA